CTCGCTGAGCCTCGACGTAAGTGAGAGGATCGCCAACATCAACTATGCCATCGGCGTGCTGGGCGGCGGCCGCGGCAAAGGCAACGTCGAGTTCCTCAGTGGTGGCCGCCTCAACTGCCGGCAGGGCTACGCCCAGCTTCCGAGCTGTGCGCGGTGCGTAGTCGGCTAGTATCGGCTTCCATGGGTTGTGCGGATTAACCAGCAGCGCAATTTTCGATGCGTTTGGAATTAGTTCCCGGAGGACTTCGATCCGTTTCCCGAGGAAATCGTCCGGTACGGCGGTCGTAAGTCCCGTTATGTTGCCACCCGGTCGCGACAGGCTTTGCACGAGGCCGATCCCCTCGGGATCGCCTACGGCCACGAATACAATCGGAATGGTGCCAGTTGCCGATTTCAGGGCGACGGCCGCTTGCGGTCCGGCGGCGATGATCACTTCGGGACCGAGAGCGATCACCTCGGCGACGGATGCTGCCAATCGATCCTGGGGGTAGGTAAAGCGGGACTCGATCATCAGGCTTCTTCCGGCCATCCAGCCGTAGCTTCGCAGCCCATCAACGAACGCTCGCTCGGCTTGATTGAGGGCCTGGCCGCTCCCATCACCAATAGCAAGAAATCCGAGCCGATGGTGCTTCCCCTGCGCCCATGAATGTCTTGGCGAAAGGAGCAGCGCCGCAGTACCAGCTATGAACTCCCGCCGCTTCATTCGATCCTCATCGAAGCTTGAGGACGATGGGAGTAGAATATCACGATCCAAAGCATCGCGCGACATGCGATGCTGCGTTCGCAAAGGCCGCGTATTGAGGACGGCTATGGTCACATGCGAGCGTCGCGGCCATGTTCGTCCTTGGTCCCTTCGCACCCCACAAGCCAACGTCAGGACGCGGAAACAGAGGGGGTGCTCTGCCCGCAAGCCGACATTGGTCAGATGGAGGATGGTTCGCCCGAGACAGAAGGTGTCTAATCGTCCCGTTGCACCAACTCGAAGGTGATACCCTCGGGACCCTCGAACAGCCGCAGCTTTCGCCCGATGTAGTCCATCTCGTCGCTCAACATGACGACGCCGTTGGCGACGAGGTGCGCGGTGGTTGCCTCGATGCCGTCGACGCGGAACGCAAGGTGAT
This genomic stretch from Bradyrhizobium sp. CCGB12 harbors:
- a CDS encoding ABC transporter substrate-binding protein, coding for MSRDALDRDILLPSSSSFDEDRMKRREFIAGTAALLLSPRHSWAQGKHHRLGFLAIGDGSGQALNQAERAFVDGLRSYGWMAGRSLMIESRFTYPQDRLAASVAEVIALGPEVIIAAGPQAAVALKSATGTIPIVFVAVGDPEGIGLVQSLSRPGGNITGLTTAVPDDFLGKRIEVLRELIPNASKIALLVNPHNPWKPILADYAPRTARKLGVALPAVEAATTEELDVAFAAAAAQHADGIVDVGDPLTYVEAQRVIALAARYHLPANYLFQHYANGGLSVYGPDIADLFRRAVGYVDKILKGAEPSDLPVQQPTKFELIINMKTAKALGLTVPPSLLVRADRVIE